TTGGGGAGGACTCATGAACGAGTTAACGCCGCGTCAAAGTGAAGTGTATGAAGCTATCAAGCTTCACATTGAAAAGGTTGGCTTCCCACCCACGTTGATAGAGCTTGCTGAACTGATTGGTTGCTCATCGCAGAACGCTGCCGCTGAGCACGTTAAGGCACTAAAGAAAAAAGGCTACCTCTCTATTGCTCCTGGCGCTGCCAGGGGCATTACCGTCGTCAAAACGGAATGGGATACAGATCCGGTAGAGATCATTAAAGGCCTGTTATCTGGTGGAGAGAAAGCCAGAGAGTGTGCTGTAGAGTGGCTGAAAAAACAGGGAGCGAGTTTATGAAACTGGTGCTCCCGTTCCCGCCGAGCGTAAATACCTACTGGCGAGCCCCTAACAAGGGACCGTTAAAAGGCCGCCATCTTATCAGTGAGAAAGGCAGGGCATATCAGAGTGCGGCATGCGCAGCGATTATTGAGCAGCTGCGTTGCCTTCCAAAACCATCATCGTCGCCAGCAGCGGTGGAGATCCTTCTCTTTCCGCCAGATGCACGCTGCCGGGACATCGACAATTACAACAAGGCTCTATTTGACGCGCTTACACATGCTGGCATCTGGGAGGATGACAGCCAGGTACAGCGAATGCTGGTGGAGTGGGGCCCTAAAGTTCCGGGTGGCAGGGTTGAAATATCGATCACTAAACATCAACCAGCCGTAGGAGTAATAAGGTGAGAGCAATACTGACACCTGAAGTAGCACCAATGTCGGGAGTTGTGCTGTTCCGCCCAGGCAACGAATTGCTGTGGCTGTTTCGTCGTGGCCGGGTTGTGATTGAGACACCTTCGGAAGCTATCCAGCATCTGCCATCTGGGCTGATTCCTGAAGCACACCAGCCACTGACGGATGATGTCAGTGTGCATGAGCTTTTCCTGAATGAGAGAGTTATTCAGCATGCTGGTGGTCTTAGCAGTCTTGATGCCTGGCTGGAGCGTAAATTCGAATGTCAGTGGCCCCACAATGACTGGCACTCAAAGGACTTCACGATAATGCGTCACGCACCCGGAAGCATTCGCCTTTGTTGGGGATGTGATAACCAGTTGCGCGAACAAACCACTGAAAGACTGGCAGGAATTGCCATGCAGAACCTGGTAAAATGGCTACTCGAAAGGGTGAATATTATGCTGGGCTTTGGTGCAGACCACACCCTGACGCTGCCGGAGTTCTGCTGGTGGATGGTACGTAACGATCTGGCTGACCTAATTCCTGAATCAGTGGCTAGCCAGGCGCTCCGGATTAAGCCTGAATCTCACAGCTCAGTGATGCGGGAAAGTGAGATTGTTCCGTCTTTACCGGCGACTGAAATCCTCCAGGAGAAAGTTAAGAAGGTAGTCTCGGTGAAGGTCGATCCTGAATCACCGGAATCTTTCATGCTGAGGCCAAAGCGCCGCCGCTGGGAGAACGATAAGTACACCCGCTGGGTGAAGTCGCAGCAGTGCAGTTGCTGTAATAACCCGGCAGACGACCCCCACCACCTGATAGGCCACGGGCAGGGTGGAATGGGTACCAAAGCGCACGACCTGTTTGTGATACCGCTGTGCAGAGCGCATCACGATGAGTTGCACGCAGATCCTGTGGCATTTGAAGCGAAGCACGGCGACCAGTTATCGCTATTGATTCGGTTTTTAGATCGTGCGCTGGCAATAGGCGTATTAGCATGAACAGTGGAGAAAACATGCGTGATATTCAGTTAGTTTTAGAACGTTGGGGTGGATGGGCCGCGTGCGATAACTCTGGAGTTGATTACTCACCAATCGCTGCAGGCTTCAAAGGACTTCTTCCACAAACGAGTCAATACCGCCTTTCATGCACTGACGACGACGCACTAATTATTGAAGGCTGCTTAGCGCGTCTTAAAAAGCGTAAGCCCTATGAGCATTCGCTCTTAGTTGCGCATTATCTTTATGGCATCTCAAAACGGAAAATTGCGAAAGCGCGAAAAAAAGACGAGAAGATAATACGGATTGAAATTCAGATGGCAGAGGGTTTTATTGAAGGCTGCCTTTCCATGCTTGATGTTCAATTGGACATGGATTGATGATAAGCCCCCGTAAATAATTAATTTACGGGGGGGATATTTTATTCAATGCTGACTTTAAGAGGTTTATGACGATAGTTGATAATGCTAAATCTAATTTGATCTCTAATAAAATCTTCAGGGAGGCTATAGCTATCCAAAGACGCCATAACTTCATCTTCATTGTAAATCCCTGATTGCATTATGCTTTCCAGTTGATTATTCAATCTCCGAATCTCATTCTTTGTAATGTTTGCTTTTGTGGTTTTATTAGCATTTAATTCGTTGTTGTTGGCTTCGAGTTGTCTAACGCGCTGATTCAAGGTGCGAGTGTTATTTAGTATTTCTGTCAGGATATCCTGCTCAGTTCGTGGAGGAATTACTTCTTGTGGTGGGTTGTTAACTAAGGCTGCATTGAAACTATCCTCAAACTGAGGCCAGTAGGTATCAAATACTTGTCTTAATATCCTCTCATCTAAAGCCTTGTCAACAAGGCAAGCATTAATTGTTCTTGTTAGTTCCCAAACACTATGATTGTTCGGAGTCGTATGATTGAATTGTGCAAGTGGGTCTTGTAAGTCTTCAGGATTAAGGTCAATCAAAAAAGTGCAAACTCTATTGGTAGTAAGGCCTTTAGCTAATGCGCCGGTTTCAAAAAGAATCCAAGGTTTATTTTTGTTCTCTTGTGTAAGACATACTACTCCCACTGAAACATCTTTCAATTTATCATTAATTTCTGAAAACCAAATTGCACCACGGTCAATGTCTCTTGTTGAGATCCAAGGTTGTGAAGCTTGGATTACGCACTTTAGCCAATCACTGAAAATCTCAGCCACAACTTTGCTTCGCTGACCTGACCAACTTATAAATACTTTCACGATTACCTCTTCTGAATGGAAATGCAGATATTTCCATCAATTTACATCTAAAAAAATAAAAAATCATTAGTGCGGTCCGCAATTTATGGGTTACTGTGCTAAGAGTGGTATCTACGCCACGAACTTAGAGCTATTCATAAACCGCGCAATGACGAGGTTTTTGTCACTTTAGAGGCTGCCTACTGGCGGCCTTTTTTTGTTTCCCCTCGTTCTGAGAGGACTTACGGCAATAAGAGGGGGCTAAATGTCCGATCCTGTTTCTGGCACTACGGTAGCGACTGGTGGTCTGATGGGGGCCAGCATGTTCGGCCTGGCAACCGGCATAGATTACGGTGTGGTGTTTGGCGCATTCGCTGGTGCGGTGTTCTACGTCGCTACTGCGGTTAATATCAGTCGCCTTAAGCTAGTGGGCTACTTCATCACCTCATTCATCTTCGGTGTTATCGGCGCGCCACTGCTTGGCTCTTACTTCTCCAAATGGACCGGGTATAGCGACAGGCCACTTGATGCGCTGGGCGCGGTAATCGTAGCCGCCATTGCTATTAAGCTGCTGACGTTCGTCAATAGTCAGGATTTGGGTAGCCTGTTTGGAATTCTCTCACGTTTACGTGGTGGAGGGGCCAGCAATGGTAACAAGTGATCCGAGTGCGATGGTGAATGCCCTCATCTGTGGGGTGATCGTCCTTGCTCTGATGTTCTACCAGCGCGGCGGGGCGAGACATCGCCCTCTGATATCGCTGATGGCTTATTTCACGGTGCTGGTATACGCCAGCGTCCCTTTCCGTTACCTGTTCGGCCTGTACCATGAATCGCACTGGTTCGTGGTGCTGGTGAACGTCCTGATATGCGCCGCCGTTCTCTGGGCTCGGGGAAACGTAGCACGCATCATTGACGTCCTGAGGCATTCGCATGACCAAAGACGAAATTTTTAATGCCATCCTCGGTAAAGAGGGCGGCTATGTTAATCACCCTGACGACAAGGGCGGTCCAACTAACTGGGGGATCACACAAGCGGTAGCTCGCGCCCACGGATTCACCGGGGATATGCGGAACCTGACCCGCCAACAGGCGCTGGATATCCTGACGGCTGACTACTGGACAGGGCCACGCTTTGATCTTGTTTCTGAGGTATCACCAGCCATCGCTGCCGAACTGTGCGATACCGGCGTTAACATGGGACCATCGGTTCAGACCAAATGGTTCCAGCGCTGGCTGAACGTGTTCAACATTCAGGGCTCGCTCTATCCCGATCTGATTGCAGATGGTTTTATCGGTCCGCGAACTATCAGCGCATTAAAAAGCTATCTTGCCCGGCGAGGAAAAGAGGGGGAGCTGGTTATGCTCCGTGCCCTGAATTGCAGCCAGGGTCAGCGTTATCTCGAACTGGCAGAACAGCGCAGCGCGAACGAGACGTTTGTTTATGGCTGGGTAAAGGAGCGGGTGGTTATATGACGCTTGAGATGATTACCGGACTCGTTGTCGCGGTGTTTGCTGCTATCGCCGCCGCGTTTGGCCTGGGTCATTCACGCGGCACCAGCAAAGCGGAAGCCAAAGCAGACCAGCAGCGCACCGAAGAAAAGGCCGCAGCCACGGTCGCAGCAGCAGAACGCCGGGTAGAAGCAACGAAAGAGGCCAGCAATGTACAGCAGACTGTTAACCACATGCCTGATGACAATGTTGATCGCGAGCTGCGCACAGACTGGACCCGCAAGGGTTGAGGTAGTGGACACGGCTTGCGACTGGGTTAAACCCATTTACGGAACGGATCACGACTGGGATGTACTGGATAAGCAGACGAAGAAAGACATCCTGGCGCATAACAAAGCGTGGCAGGCGAACTGTCAGGAAATGAAAAACAGAGAACAGGCCTTTTAATTGGATTTATTGGACTGTAAAGAATTCCTCAAAATAATCTATTAATCGAATAAGTTGATGAGTAGCTTCGTTAATATCGAAGATTAAAACTATCCATATGGCAGCAAGCAACATCAGGATAACGTAAAGCACATACATCACTAACCTCATTCAGACTGTCCATAGCATTGTTATCGATTATAGATGTCACAAATCTAAGTTACAGACAAGCAAAAATAGGCCTCGTACAGTCGGGGCTTTTTTATGCGCATCGCACGCGCACATCAAAGAAAGTCTTTCAGCTGTGAGCCTGGGCAAACCGTTAACTTTCGGCGGCTTTGCCGTGCGACAGGCTCACGCCTAAAAGGAACAACCATGAGTACTTTTATCCTGATTTTTTCGCTGTATGCATCAGCATGGGCGGATAACGATTTCGCCAGCATCCGTTCACAGGAGTTTTCATCGCAGGAAACATGTGAGGCGGCTAAGGCGGAATTCCTTAAACAGTTTGAAACTGCCCGTTCTACTAATACGCAAGCAATCTGTGTGAAAAAATAAATGGGTAGCAATATGGATGTCACAATTAATGGTATTCCGTATGCTCCCGCCTGCACAAATTCATCGCGGATCGGCATTGCAATAACGACACACAACCGGGCAGACGTTTTAAAGCGCTCCATTGAGCAGCACCAGAAGCATCTTCCCGCCGGCGCGCTGGTGGTGGTTGTCGATGATGGTTCAAAACCTGCAGTGGTAGTGCCACACGGCGTGCAGCTGCTTCGCCATGAAACATCACTCGGCATTGTTGCTTCGAA
This region of Enterobacter asburiae genomic DNA includes:
- a CDS encoding LexA family transcriptional regulator, with translation MNELTPRQSEVYEAIKLHIEKVGFPPTLIELAELIGCSSQNAAAEHVKALKKKGYLSIAPGAARGITVVKTEWDTDPVEIIKGLLSGGEKARECAVEWLKKQGASL
- a CDS encoding RusA family crossover junction endodeoxyribonuclease, with the translated sequence MKLVLPFPPSVNTYWRAPNKGPLKGRHLISEKGRAYQSAACAAIIEQLRCLPKPSSSPAAVEILLFPPDARCRDIDNYNKALFDALTHAGIWEDDSQVQRMLVEWGPKVPGGRVEISITKHQPAVGVIR
- a CDS encoding DUF968 domain-containing protein produces the protein MRAILTPEVAPMSGVVLFRPGNELLWLFRRGRVVIETPSEAIQHLPSGLIPEAHQPLTDDVSVHELFLNERVIQHAGGLSSLDAWLERKFECQWPHNDWHSKDFTIMRHAPGSIRLCWGCDNQLREQTTERLAGIAMQNLVKWLLERVNIMLGFGADHTLTLPEFCWWMVRNDLADLIPESVASQALRIKPESHSSVMRESEIVPSLPATEILQEKVKKVVSVKVDPESPESFMLRPKRRRWENDKYTRWVKSQQCSCCNNPADDPHHLIGHGQGGMGTKAHDLFVIPLCRAHHDELHADPVAFEAKHGDQLSLLIRFLDRALAIGVLA
- a CDS encoding antiterminator Q family protein, whose product is MRDIQLVLERWGGWAACDNSGVDYSPIAAGFKGLLPQTSQYRLSCTDDDALIIEGCLARLKKRKPYEHSLLVAHYLYGISKRKIAKARKKDEKIIRIEIQMAEGFIEGCLSMLDVQLDMD
- a CDS encoding TIR domain-containing protein, whose amino-acid sequence is MKVFISWSGQRSKVVAEIFSDWLKCVIQASQPWISTRDIDRGAIWFSEINDKLKDVSVGVVCLTQENKNKPWILFETGALAKGLTTNRVCTFLIDLNPEDLQDPLAQFNHTTPNNHSVWELTRTINACLVDKALDERILRQVFDTYWPQFEDSFNAALVNNPPQEVIPPRTEQDILTEILNNTRTLNQRVRQLEANNNELNANKTTKANITKNEIRRLNNQLESIMQSGIYNEDEVMASLDSYSLPEDFIRDQIRFSIINYRHKPLKVSIE
- a CDS encoding phage holin family protein, with product MSDPVSGTTVATGGLMGASMFGLATGIDYGVVFGAFAGAVFYVATAVNISRLKLVGYFITSFIFGVIGAPLLGSYFSKWTGYSDRPLDALGAVIVAAIAIKLLTFVNSQDLGSLFGILSRLRGGGASNGNK
- a CDS encoding phage holin family protein — protein: MVTSDPSAMVNALICGVIVLALMFYQRGGARHRPLISLMAYFTVLVYASVPFRYLFGLYHESHWFVVLVNVLICAAVLWARGNVARIIDVLRHSHDQRRNF
- a CDS encoding glycoside hydrolase family 108 protein, with product MTKDEIFNAILGKEGGYVNHPDDKGGPTNWGITQAVARAHGFTGDMRNLTRQQALDILTADYWTGPRFDLVSEVSPAIAAELCDTGVNMGPSVQTKWFQRWLNVFNIQGSLYPDLIADGFIGPRTISALKSYLARRGKEGELVMLRALNCSQGQRYLELAEQRSANETFVYGWVKERVVI